In a genomic window of Helianthus annuus cultivar XRQ/B chromosome 10, HanXRQr2.0-SUNRISE, whole genome shotgun sequence:
- the LOC110886655 gene encoding calmodulin-binding protein 60 E isoform X1 encodes MDGGSRVEKRGYDDGDEEEDDGMSQSKKPKVPGLASVIVEALKVDSLQRLCSSLEPLFRRIVSEEVERALTRYGHGQIAGRSSPPRIENTEGKVLQLQFRTRMPPHLFTGGKVEGEQGAAIHVVLLDATTGNAVQTGPESSAKLTVVVLEGDFNEEADENWSVDHFESQEVKAREGKRPLLTGELQVTLIDGVGTLGDLTFTDNSSWIRSRKFRLGLKVASGYCVGIRIQEAKTEAFAVKDHRGELYKKHYPPALHDEVWRLDRIAKDGALHKKLIKSQVITVEDFLRVLVRDPQRLRNILGSGMSNRMWENTVEHAKTCVLGGKLYVYYADSAHNTGAIFNHIYELTGLISDGQFVPLESLDHNQKISVDLLVKRAYENWNRVIEYDGKVLSALTFPAPPAHNMIEYPFISPDPTMGVPSNTGYKPTGPSFDVPGDWSDPQGHAFGDSFSKEVRLRSSEMLETDDMQKLLRSFGVGATGPTFGLYDNDAYGYNIPHEPQVAPVYAQGHTRGSGKAVVGWLKLKAALRWGIFIRKKAAERRAQLVELD; translated from the exons ATGGATGGTGGGTCAAGAGTGGAGAAAAGAGGgtatgatgatggtgatgaagaagaagatgatggtaTGTCTCAATCCAAGAAACCCAAAGTCCCAGGTTTAGCAAG TGTAATTGTGGAAGCTCTCAAGGTTGATAGCTTGCAAAGACTTTGCTCGTCTTTGGAGCCTCTTTTCCGCAGAATT GTAAGCGAAGAAGTCGAGCGTGCGTTGACTAGATATGGGCATGGTCAAATTGCTGGAAG ATCTTCACCACCCCGAATAGAAAACACAGAAGGAAAAGTTTTACAACTTCAATTTAGAACACGAATGCCACCTCATCTTTTTACAGGTGGCAAAGTTGAGGGTGAGCAAGGAGCCGCTATTCACGTGGTCTTATTAGACGCAACCACAGGCAACGCAGTTCAAACTGGACCTGAATCATCAGCAAAACTGACTGTAGTGGTTCTAGAAGGTGACTTCAATGAAGAAGCTGATGAAAACTGGAGCGTTGACCATTTCGAAAGTCAAGAAGTCAAAGCCCGTGAAGGGAAAAGACCTCTTTTAACAGGGGAGCTACAAGTAACCTTGATTGACGGAGTTGGAACGCTTGGTGATCTTACTTTTACTGATAATTCGAGCTGGATTAGAAGCAGaaagtttaggctcggtttgaaGGTGGCTTCTGGATATTGCGTTGGAATCAGAATTCAAGAAGCTAAAACTGAGGCCTTTGCGGTTAAAGATCATAGAGGAGAAT TATACAAGAAACATTATCCACCAGCATTACATGATGAAGTTTGGAGATTGGATAGAATAGCAAAAGACGGAGCATTGCATAAGAAACTAATAAAATCGCAAGTCATAACTGTAGAGGATTTCCTTCGTGTTCTTGTTAGAGATCCGCAAAGACTCAGAAAC ATTTTAGGAAGTGGGATGTCCAATAGGATGTGGGAAAACACAGTAGAGCATGCGAAGACTTGCGTTTTAGGCGGGAAGCTGTATGTATACTATGCTGACTCAGCACACAACACCGGTGCTATCTTTAACCACATTTATGAACTAACTGGTCTTATTTCCGATGGTCAATTCGTCCCGTTGGAATCACTTGACCACAATCAAAAG ATTTCGGTGGATTTGCTTGTGAAAAGAGCGTATGAGAACTGGAATAGAGTCATTGAATACGACGGTAAAGTCCTTAGTGCGTTAACCTTCCCCGCACCACCGGCTCACAACATGATCGAATACCCGTTCATAAGTCCTGATCCAACGATGGGTGTTCCATCAAACACCGGCTACAAGCCCACCGGACCTTCTTTTGATGTTCCGGGAGATTGGTCGGACCCACAAGGACACGCGTTCGGAGACTCGTTCTCTAAGGAAGTTCGGTTGAGGAGTTCCGAGATGTTGGAAACCGATGACATGCAGAAGCTGTTAAGAAGCTTTGGGGTTGGAGCCACCGGGCCTACTTTTGGTCTTTATGACAATGACGCATACGGTTATAATATCCCTCATGAACCACAGGTGGCTCCGGTGTATGCACAGGGTCACACACGTGGTTCAGGGAAGGCGGTTGTCGGTTGGCTCAAACTGAAGGCCGCGTTAAGATGGGGCATATTTATACGGAAGAAAGCCGCAGAAAGAAGAGCTCAGCTGGTTGAGCTTGATTGA
- the LOC110886655 gene encoding calmodulin-binding protein 60 E isoform X2, which produces MPPHLFTGGKVEGEQGAAIHVVLLDATTGNAVQTGPESSAKLTVVVLEGDFNEEADENWSVDHFESQEVKAREGKRPLLTGELQVTLIDGVGTLGDLTFTDNSSWIRSRKFRLGLKVASGYCVGIRIQEAKTEAFAVKDHRGELYKKHYPPALHDEVWRLDRIAKDGALHKKLIKSQVITVEDFLRVLVRDPQRLRNILGSGMSNRMWENTVEHAKTCVLGGKLYVYYADSAHNTGAIFNHIYELTGLISDGQFVPLESLDHNQKISVDLLVKRAYENWNRVIEYDGKVLSALTFPAPPAHNMIEYPFISPDPTMGVPSNTGYKPTGPSFDVPGDWSDPQGHAFGDSFSKEVRLRSSEMLETDDMQKLLRSFGVGATGPTFGLYDNDAYGYNIPHEPQVAPVYAQGHTRGSGKAVVGWLKLKAALRWGIFIRKKAAERRAQLVELD; this is translated from the exons ATGCCACCTCATCTTTTTACAGGTGGCAAAGTTGAGGGTGAGCAAGGAGCCGCTATTCACGTGGTCTTATTAGACGCAACCACAGGCAACGCAGTTCAAACTGGACCTGAATCATCAGCAAAACTGACTGTAGTGGTTCTAGAAGGTGACTTCAATGAAGAAGCTGATGAAAACTGGAGCGTTGACCATTTCGAAAGTCAAGAAGTCAAAGCCCGTGAAGGGAAAAGACCTCTTTTAACAGGGGAGCTACAAGTAACCTTGATTGACGGAGTTGGAACGCTTGGTGATCTTACTTTTACTGATAATTCGAGCTGGATTAGAAGCAGaaagtttaggctcggtttgaaGGTGGCTTCTGGATATTGCGTTGGAATCAGAATTCAAGAAGCTAAAACTGAGGCCTTTGCGGTTAAAGATCATAGAGGAGAAT TATACAAGAAACATTATCCACCAGCATTACATGATGAAGTTTGGAGATTGGATAGAATAGCAAAAGACGGAGCATTGCATAAGAAACTAATAAAATCGCAAGTCATAACTGTAGAGGATTTCCTTCGTGTTCTTGTTAGAGATCCGCAAAGACTCAGAAAC ATTTTAGGAAGTGGGATGTCCAATAGGATGTGGGAAAACACAGTAGAGCATGCGAAGACTTGCGTTTTAGGCGGGAAGCTGTATGTATACTATGCTGACTCAGCACACAACACCGGTGCTATCTTTAACCACATTTATGAACTAACTGGTCTTATTTCCGATGGTCAATTCGTCCCGTTGGAATCACTTGACCACAATCAAAAG ATTTCGGTGGATTTGCTTGTGAAAAGAGCGTATGAGAACTGGAATAGAGTCATTGAATACGACGGTAAAGTCCTTAGTGCGTTAACCTTCCCCGCACCACCGGCTCACAACATGATCGAATACCCGTTCATAAGTCCTGATCCAACGATGGGTGTTCCATCAAACACCGGCTACAAGCCCACCGGACCTTCTTTTGATGTTCCGGGAGATTGGTCGGACCCACAAGGACACGCGTTCGGAGACTCGTTCTCTAAGGAAGTTCGGTTGAGGAGTTCCGAGATGTTGGAAACCGATGACATGCAGAAGCTGTTAAGAAGCTTTGGGGTTGGAGCCACCGGGCCTACTTTTGGTCTTTATGACAATGACGCATACGGTTATAATATCCCTCATGAACCACAGGTGGCTCCGGTGTATGCACAGGGTCACACACGTGGTTCAGGGAAGGCGGTTGTCGGTTGGCTCAAACTGAAGGCCGCGTTAAGATGGGGCATATTTATACGGAAGAAAGCCGCAGAAAGAAGAGCTCAGCTGGTTGAGCTTGATTGA
- the LOC110886654 gene encoding two-component response regulator ARR12, with the protein MTVEEIRGSVGYNNNNNNNYNNNNNEIDRFPIGMRVLAVDDDPTCLKLLDGLLRKCQYQVTTTNQARTALNMLRENRNRFDLVISDVHMPDMDGFKLLELVGLEMDLPVIMLSGNSDPKLVMKGITHGACDYLVKPVRLEELRNIWQHVIRKKVEPKPQSRSNNNQEKPNNEGGQEAGSGDPNGKFNRKRKDEDEDVEDNGNEDDDSSTQKKPRVVWSIDLHRKFVAAVNQLGIEKAVPKRILDLMNVEGLTRENVASHLQKYRLYLKRISQQANMVVAFGGSKDASSYMRMSSLDGLGDFRSLSGSGRLPNAQISSYSHSGMLGRLNSATGMTLHSLTGPSLIQPTHTQNLTGSVSSVSSLNKFQPVVLPTPPNHQPANLFQGIPTSFDLGQLQQSNKPNIQLPDFNPVDESRIFNGSSTFSTLGSQSSLNLASSSSTFLDVPNFHDQLPPNGSLKYGYPASSNTVTGFGSNITSTASVPPEGQGQSQSQRQRHGQHGKQSYGQYSSNAFSTLAAAAPPPNGGGLSGPMSQSNDQICGVYNTSNGNGPYGKTNRSSTELKMGSGENYLPSGTNGYDSLDDLMNGMMKREQDPTIMMDGEFGYDPYSFGSCI; encoded by the exons ATGACAGTAGAGGAAATCAGAGGCTCTGTTgggtataataataataataataataattataataataataataatgaaattGACAGATTTCCTATTGGGATGAGGGTTCTTGCTGTTGATGATGATCCAACTTGTTTAAAGTTATTAGATGGGCTTTTAAGAAAATGCCAGTATCAag tTACAACCACAAATCAAGCAAGAACTGCATTGAATATGTTAAGGGAAAATAGAAACAGGTTTGACCTTGTGATCAGTGATGTTCATATGCCAGATATGGATGGCTTCAAGCTTCTTGAACTAGTGGGTCTTGAAATGGACTTACCAGTTATCA TGTTATCAGGAAACAGCGACCCAAAACTCGTAATGAAGGGAATCACTCACGGTGCTTGCGATTACCTTGTGAAACCGGTACGCCTCGAGGAATTACGCAACATTTGGCAACACGTGATCAGAAAAAAAGTCGAGCCGAAACCTCAGTCAAGGTCAAACAATAACCAAGAAAAGCCGAATAACGAAGGTGGACAAGAAGCCGGTAGTGGAGATCCAAACGGCAAATTCAATAGaaaaagaaaagatgaagatgaagatgttgAAGATAACGGGAACGAAGATGACGATTCATCCACACAAAAGAAGCCGCGTGTCGTGTGGTCAATTGATCTGCACAGAAAATTTGTAGCTGCTGTTAATCAACTCGGAATTGAAA AAGCTGTTCCCAAAAGGATTCTTGATCTGATGAATGTCGAAGGTCTTACGAGGGAAAACGTTGCAAGCCATCTTCAG AAATATCGGCTTTACTTGAAAAGAATAAGTCAACAAGCGAACATGGTGGTTGCGTTTGGTGGTAGTAAAGATGCATCGTCTTATATGAGAATGAGTTCACTCGACGGGCTTGGTGATTTCCGTTCATTATCAGGTTCCGGAAGATTGCCAAACGCTCAAATATCATCGTATTCACATTCGGGTATGCTTGGTAGACTCAATAGTGCAACCGGTATGACCCTACATAGCCTCACAGGTCCATCATTGATTCAACCAACCCACACCCAAAACTTGACCGGTTCAGTTAGTTCAGTTAGTTCACTCAACAAGTTCCAACCCGTTGTATTACCAACACCACCAAATCACCAACCCGCAAATCTTTTTCAAGGGATTCCAACTTCGTTTGACCTTGGTCAACTTCAACAGAGTAACAAACCGAATATCCAACTCCCGGATTTCAATCCTGTTGATGAATCTCGAATCTTTAACGGTTCTAGCACTTTTTCGACGTTAGGGAGTCAATCTTCGTTAAATCTTGCTTCTAGTAGTTCCACGTTTCTTGATGTCCCGAATTTTCACGACCAGTTGCCGCCTAACGGCAGCCTAAAATACGGTTACCCTGCTAGTAGTAACACGGTTACTGGATTTGGTTCTAATATCACTAGCACCGCCTCTGTACCTCCTGAAGGTcaaggtcaaagtcaaagtcaacgtcaAAGGCATGGACAGCATGGTAAACAGAGTTACGGTCAGTACTCAAGTAATGCGTTTAGCACCTTAGCCGCTGCAGCACCGCCACCGAATGGCGGTGGTTTGAGTGGACCCATGAGTCAATCGAATGACCAGATTTGTGGGGTCTACAATACGTCCAATGGGAATGGACCGTATGGTAAGACTAACAGGTCAAGCACTGAACTGAAAATGGGATCCGGTGAAAACTATTTACCTAGTGGAACCAATGGTTATGATTCGTTAGATGATCTTATGAACGGAATGATGAAACGG GAGCAGGATCCAACGATCATGATGGATGGAGAATTCGGATATGATCCGTATTCGTTCGGATCATGTATATGA